From Xyrauchen texanus isolate HMW12.3.18 chromosome 12, RBS_HiC_50CHRs, whole genome shotgun sequence, one genomic window encodes:
- the LOC127652622 gene encoding parvalbumin-7-like — MAMNSILNPDDIKKALDAFKAADSFDHKRFFEMVGLKAKSAADVKKAFHVLDADNSGFIEEEELKFVLKCFALDGRDLTDKETKAFLQAADKDGDGKIGVDEFSALVRE, encoded by the exons ATGGCGATGAACAGCATCCTGAACCCTGATGACATTAAGAAAGCCCTGGATGCATTTAAAG CTGCCGACTCATTCGACCACAAGAGGTTTTTTGAGATGGTCGGACTGAAGGCAAAGTCGGCTGCCGATGTGAAGAAGGCTTTCCATGTCCTGGACGCAGACAACAGTGGTTTTATAGAGGAAGAGGAACTCAA GTTTGttctaaaatgttttgctttagaCGGGAGAGACCTGACCGATAAGGAGACCAAAGCATTCCTGCAGGCCGCTGACAAAGATGGAGATGGAAAGATCGGAGTGGATG agTTTTCCGCTCTGGTTCGAGAATAA